In the Telopea speciosissima isolate NSW1024214 ecotype Mountain lineage chromosome 2, Tspe_v1, whole genome shotgun sequence genome, one interval contains:
- the LOC122650791 gene encoding uncharacterized protein At5g39865-like encodes MGCTVYRPEGLFTTRATTFEAAAAATTSSSSSSFPRILSLPTQVVNHPSLKKSGDTHHLVSLTSTIYGSLLPLDQLSSDHHQNKTLTLESETHENPSLDSVINAWEFMAGRDDLDFSSNPNSASFLDRSYSARHDCSSSKKPFFSFIGSAKKLGDSFEPTWSENSNSVGEGRVKKLCNSLMKPLWKKHISEESLLADMDPNVLSRRSLSSRQLNFNHSKTVRALVGSGSRLSSMFDNRIRLPGTEDKIVVYFTSLRGIRRTYEDCSAVRNILRGFRVPVDERDISMDFTYRRELQSVLGDMTVILPHVFIRGIYIGGAEEIKQLHEVGELAKLLEGFPARDPRFVCDSCGDARFVPCSNCNGSRKVFDEDEEQLRRCPVCNENGLIRCPSCNS; translated from the coding sequence atgggctGCACTGTTTATCGACCTGAAGGTCTTTTCACCACCAGAGCCACTACCTttgaagctgctgctgctgctacgacttcttcttcatcttcttcttttcctagaATCCTTTCTCTCCCAACCCAAGTCGTCAACCATCCTTCCCTGAAGAAATCAGGCGATACCCATCACCTGGTCTCGCTTACCTCCACCATCTACggttctcttcttccccttgaCCAACTTTCATCCGATCATCATCAGAATAAAACCCTCACCCTAGAATCAGAAACCCACGAAAACCCATCTCTCGATTCAGTCATCAACGCTTGGGAATTCATGGCCGGCCGTGACGACCTCGATTTCTCCTCCAATCCCAACTCTGCTTCCTTCCTTGACCGATCCTACTCTGCTCGCCATGATTGCTCATCCTCTAAGAAACCCTTTTTCTCCTTCATTGGTTCCGCCAAGAAGCTCGGCGACTCCTTCGAACCCACCTGGTCGGAAAATTCGAATTCGGTCGGTGAAGGAAGGGTGAAGAAATTGTGTAATTCGTTGATGAAGCCGCTGTGGAAGAAGCATATATCAGAGGAATCACTTCTTGCTGATATGGATCCTAACGTACTCTCAAGACGATCTTTGTCGTCTAGGCAGTTGAATTTTAATCATTCAAAGACGGTGAGGGCACTTGTGGGTTCGGGCTCGAGGCTTTCGTCTATGTTCGATAATCGGATTCGATTACCAGGTACTGAGGATAAGATTGTTGTGTATTTCACCAGTTTACGGGGAATTCGAAGGACTTATGAAGATTGTTCTGCTGTTCGGAATATATTAAGAGGATTTAGGGTTCCTGTGGATGAGAGAGATATTTCAATGGACTTCACTTATAGGCGAGAGCTGCAGAGTGTGCTGGGAGACATGACTGTGATTTTGCCCCATGTTTTTATTCGTGGGATATACATTGGAGGGGCTGAAGAGATTAAGCAGCTACATGAGGTTGGTGAATTGGCCAAGCTTCTTGAAGGGTttccagctcgggatccaaggTTTGTCTGCGATAGCTGCGGCGATGCCAGGTTTGTTCCTTGCTCGAATTGTAATGGCAGTCGCAAGGTCTTCGATGAGGACGAAGAACAATTGCGTAGGTGCCCGGTGTGCAACGAAAATGGATTGATACGGTGCCCTAGTTGCAATTCTTAA